The Stenotrophomonas maltophilia genome includes a region encoding these proteins:
- the minE gene encoding cell division topological specificity factor MinE — protein MGLFDFLKAKKTTAETAKNRLQIIIAQERSHRGGPDYLPLLQRELLEVIKKYVNIDVDAVKVDLVKDGQHDVLDISVALPEGPDKP, from the coding sequence ATGGGCCTGTTCGATTTCCTCAAAGCGAAGAAGACCACCGCCGAAACCGCAAAGAACCGCCTGCAGATCATCATCGCGCAGGAACGCAGCCACCGCGGTGGCCCGGACTACCTGCCGCTGCTGCAGCGCGAGCTGCTGGAAGTGATCAAGAAGTACGTGAACATCGACGTCGATGCGGTCAAGGTCGACCTGGTGAAGGATGGCCAGCACGATGTGCTGGACATCTCCGTGGCGCTGCCAGAAGGCCCGGACAAACCCTGA
- a CDS encoding alpha/beta hydrolase family protein — protein sequence MKLRHALLPLSLLAALPSVAAARGLEVRDMVAMDRVSAPVLTADGGTVVFAKRSVDANLKASTALFARNLRTRDAAPPKQITPAGWSVNSASLSADGQTVYFLSAKNGSQQLYAQPLNGGTPRQLTDFAVDVDSYHVSPQDDRVLFSAGVFQACASDLACTEKKLKDVAGAKASGKVFDSLFVRHWDTWNDGRRNTLFVAPLPAAKAGPVKGASALSATIDGDAPSKPFGGNDDFVWSPDGASVVASIRVAGKQEPWSTNFDLYRFDAAGKQAPVNLTASNPAWDAGPVFSADGKTLFYRAMKRPGFEADRFGLMAMDLASGKTREIAPQWDRSAGGITLSADGASIYTTADDLGEHPLFQIDVASGKATKLIGDGSVTAVDVAGNSVAITRNSLKSNDQVLVGLLPAAGQAIGELRALTPAAGDVLKDVSFGDYEQFEFKGWNNDTVHGYVVKPHNYQEGKSYPVAFLIHGGPQGSFGNGWSYRWNPQTYAGQGYAVVMIDFHGSTGYGQAFTDAISQHWGDRPLEDLQKGWDAALKKYSFLNGDKACALGASYGGFMVNWIAGNWNGPFKCLVNHDGVFDQRMMGYATEELWFTEWEQGGTPYQKAANYEKFNPVNHVADWKKPILVIHGQQDFRIPVEQGLAAFTAAQRQGIESKFLYFPDENHWVLKPNNSILWHDTVNAWLKQHIGN from the coding sequence ATGAAACTGCGTCATGCCCTGCTGCCACTGAGCCTGCTGGCCGCCCTTCCCAGCGTTGCCGCTGCCCGTGGCCTGGAAGTCCGCGACATGGTGGCCATGGACCGCGTCTCCGCGCCGGTGCTGACCGCGGACGGTGGCACCGTGGTGTTCGCCAAGCGCAGCGTCGATGCCAACCTGAAGGCCTCCACCGCGCTGTTCGCGCGTAACCTTCGCACCCGCGACGCGGCGCCGCCGAAGCAGATCACCCCGGCTGGCTGGAGCGTCAATTCGGCCTCGCTGTCGGCTGATGGCCAGACGGTGTATTTCCTCAGCGCCAAGAACGGCAGCCAGCAGCTGTACGCGCAGCCGCTCAACGGCGGCACGCCACGCCAGCTGACCGATTTCGCGGTCGACGTGGACAGCTACCACGTGTCGCCGCAGGACGACCGCGTGCTGTTCAGCGCCGGCGTGTTCCAGGCCTGTGCCTCGGACCTGGCCTGCACCGAGAAGAAGCTGAAGGATGTGGCCGGTGCCAAGGCCAGCGGCAAGGTCTTCGACTCGCTGTTCGTGCGCCACTGGGACACCTGGAACGACGGCCGCCGCAACACCCTGTTCGTGGCGCCGCTGCCGGCCGCCAAGGCCGGTCCGGTCAAGGGCGCTTCGGCGCTGAGCGCCACCATCGATGGTGATGCGCCGTCCAAGCCGTTCGGTGGCAATGACGATTTCGTGTGGTCGCCGGATGGCGCCAGCGTGGTGGCCAGCATCCGCGTGGCCGGCAAGCAGGAGCCGTGGTCGACCAACTTCGACCTGTACCGCTTCGACGCGGCCGGCAAGCAGGCGCCGGTCAACCTGACCGCGTCCAACCCGGCCTGGGATGCCGGTCCGGTGTTCAGCGCCGACGGCAAGACCCTGTTCTACCGTGCGATGAAGCGCCCGGGCTTCGAGGCCGACCGCTTCGGCCTGATGGCAATGGACCTGGCCAGCGGCAAGACCCGCGAGATCGCTCCTCAGTGGGATCGTTCGGCCGGTGGCATCACGCTGTCCGCCGACGGCGCCAGCATCTACACCACCGCCGATGACCTCGGCGAGCACCCGCTGTTCCAGATCGACGTGGCCAGCGGCAAGGCCACCAAGCTGATCGGCGACGGCAGCGTCACCGCAGTCGACGTGGCCGGCAACAGCGTGGCGATCACCCGCAACAGCCTGAAGAGCAACGACCAGGTGCTGGTCGGCCTGCTCCCGGCCGCGGGCCAGGCGATCGGCGAGCTGCGCGCGCTGACCCCGGCCGCTGGCGACGTGCTGAAGGACGTGTCCTTCGGCGACTACGAGCAGTTCGAGTTCAAGGGCTGGAACAACGACACCGTGCACGGCTACGTGGTCAAGCCGCACAACTACCAGGAAGGCAAGTCCTACCCGGTCGCGTTCCTGATCCACGGTGGTCCGCAGGGCAGCTTCGGCAACGGCTGGAGCTACCGCTGGAATCCGCAGACCTACGCGGGCCAGGGCTACGCCGTGGTGATGATCGACTTCCACGGTTCCACCGGTTACGGCCAGGCCTTCACCGATGCGATCAGCCAGCACTGGGGCGACCGTCCGCTGGAAGACCTGCAGAAGGGCTGGGACGCGGCGCTGAAGAAGTATTCCTTCCTCAACGGTGACAAGGCCTGTGCGCTGGGCGCCAGCTACGGCGGCTTCATGGTCAACTGGATCGCCGGCAACTGGAACGGCCCGTTCAAGTGCCTGGTCAACCACGATGGCGTGTTCGACCAGCGCATGATGGGCTACGCCACCGAAGAACTGTGGTTCACCGAGTGGGAGCAGGGTGGTACGCCGTACCAGAAGGCCGCGAACTACGAAAAGTTCAACCCGGTCAACCACGTGGCGGACTGGAAGAAGCCGATCCTGGTCATCCACGGCCAGCAGGACTTCCGCATTCCGGTCGAGCAGGGCCTGGCCGCGTTCACCGCTGCCCAGCGCCAGGGCATCGAATCGAAGTTCCTGTACTTCCCGGATGAAAACCACTGGGTGCTGAAGCCGAACAACAGCATCCTGTGGCATGACACCGTCAATGCCTGGCTGAAGCAGCACATCGGCAACTGA
- the minD gene encoding septum site-determining protein MinD produces the protein MAEIIVVTSGKGGVGKTTSSASLACGLARRGKKVAVIDFDVGLRNLDLIMGCERRVVYDFVNVVHGEATLKQALIKDKRFDNLYVLAASQTRDKDALTQEGVGKVLKDLAADGFDYIICDSPAGIEKGAFLAMYFADRAVVVVNPEVSSVRDSDRIIGLLDSKTHKAESGQNVPAFLLLTRYTPLRVETGEMLSIADVEEVLGLKAIGVIPESGDVLNASNKGEPVILDVESAAGQAYDDAVARILGEDRPMRFTSVEKKGFFSKLFGG, from the coding sequence TTGGCTGAAATCATCGTAGTCACCTCCGGCAAGGGCGGCGTGGGCAAGACCACTTCCAGCGCGAGCCTGGCCTGTGGCCTGGCGCGGCGCGGCAAGAAGGTGGCGGTGATCGACTTCGACGTCGGCCTGCGCAACCTCGACCTGATCATGGGGTGCGAACGCCGCGTGGTGTACGACTTCGTCAACGTCGTGCATGGCGAAGCCACCCTCAAGCAGGCCCTGATCAAGGACAAGCGCTTCGACAACCTGTATGTGTTGGCCGCCTCGCAGACCCGCGACAAGGACGCACTGACCCAGGAAGGCGTGGGCAAGGTCCTGAAGGACCTGGCGGCCGATGGCTTCGATTACATCATCTGCGACTCGCCGGCCGGCATCGAAAAGGGAGCATTCCTGGCGATGTACTTCGCCGACCGCGCCGTGGTGGTGGTGAACCCGGAAGTGTCCTCGGTGCGCGACTCCGACCGCATCATCGGCCTGCTGGACTCGAAGACCCACAAGGCCGAATCCGGCCAGAACGTGCCTGCCTTCCTGCTGCTGACCCGCTACACCCCGCTGCGCGTGGAGACCGGCGAGATGCTCAGCATCGCCGACGTCGAGGAAGTGCTGGGGCTGAAGGCCATCGGCGTGATCCCCGAATCAGGCGACGTGCTCAATGCCTCCAACAAGGGCGAACCGGTGATCCTGGATGTCGAATCCGCTGCCGGCCAGGCGTATGACGACGCCGTCGCGCGCATCCTCGGCGAAGATCGCCCGATGCGCTTCACCAGCGTCGAGAAGAAGGGCTTCTTCAGCAAGCTGTTCGGAGGGTAA
- the minC gene encoding septum site-determining protein MinC — translation MDTRPAAAGAGTAADGDLSVAVNFDYEQAGELKIGQVGIANLRIRTLDVERLVQEMRERVTRAPKLFGRAAVILDFGGLSQVPDVATAQALVDGLRSAGVLPVALAYGTSAVDLLSQQLGLPLLAKFRAQYERAEAEAAPPPPAPEPRRAARAEPKPAPAAPVAKIADAAAPQPGRMQLGNVRSGQQLYAENCDLTVMATVGAGAEVIADGSIHIYGTLRGRALAGAQGNTAARIFCRDFHAELVAIAGHYKVLDDVPDNLRGKAVQVWLEQDQIKIAALD, via the coding sequence ATGGACACGCGCCCGGCAGCTGCCGGCGCAGGCACAGCGGCCGACGGGGACCTGAGCGTGGCGGTGAATTTCGATTACGAACAGGCCGGTGAACTGAAGATCGGCCAGGTGGGCATCGCCAACCTTCGCATCCGTACCCTTGATGTCGAACGCCTCGTGCAGGAAATGCGCGAGCGCGTGACCCGTGCGCCGAAGCTGTTCGGCCGCGCGGCGGTGATCCTCGATTTCGGCGGCCTGAGCCAGGTTCCGGACGTGGCCACCGCGCAGGCGCTGGTCGATGGCCTGCGCAGCGCCGGCGTGCTGCCGGTGGCGCTGGCCTATGGCACCAGCGCGGTCGACCTGCTCTCGCAGCAGCTCGGCCTGCCGCTGCTGGCCAAGTTCCGCGCCCAGTACGAACGTGCCGAGGCCGAAGCGGCCCCGCCGCCGCCCGCACCGGAACCGCGCCGCGCCGCGCGTGCCGAACCGAAGCCAGCCCCGGCCGCACCGGTAGCCAAGATCGCCGATGCAGCCGCGCCGCAGCCGGGCCGCATGCAGCTGGGCAACGTGCGTTCGGGCCAGCAGCTGTACGCGGAGAACTGCGACCTGACCGTGATGGCCACCGTCGGCGCCGGCGCCGAGGTCATCGCCGATGGCAGCATCCATATCTACGGCACCCTGCGCGGCCGCGCGCTGGCAGGGGCCCAGGGCAACACCGCGGCACGCATCTTCTGCCGTGATTTCCATGCGGAACTGGTGGCCATTGCAGGCCACTACAAGGTACTGGACGATGTTCCGGACAACCTGCGCGGCAAGGCCGTGCAGGTGTGGCTGGAACAGGACCAGATCAAGATCGCTGCGCTGGACTGA
- a CDS encoding OPT family oligopeptide transporter, whose translation MNHDAAPKQLTFRAVALAIVLAVVLSAANAYLGLFAGLTIATAIPAAVISMGVLRLLGGGSILENNIVQTGASAGSSIAAGVIFTIPALVIMGYWPDFKYWWVLGIAGLGGLLGVLFSVPLRRSMIVEDPLPFPEGKAAAEVLKAGENPGPGLKILGLSAVIGAFVKLAAESGMRLIPDAWATSAYVGSSKVTAFIGTNLSPALLGVGYIVGLNVGIVVVSGSILTWHIAIPIYQAFFMNTDPALAASVATASSTEAAFAIWGAKMRYLGVGAMLIGGIWTLISLRKSLLNGVKSGFAAARKSGGPVLAHTERDLPMKWMLVALVAFVLPLLALYQAIVGQWHVSIPMTLIMIVAGFLFVSVSAYLAGLIGSSNNPVSGITISTILFASAVLVVLLGADGLKPVGAGGAPLGAVAAIMIGAVVCCAAAVGGDNLQDLKAGYIVGATPWKQQLMLGIGAFSCALIMAPVLNLLATAYGIGVKSELHPNALAAPQANLMASVAKGLFGGELPWTFIGIGAVVGAAIIAFDSWLKSRNARFRVPVLAAAIGIYLPLELMVPIFLGGLIAHLVERFHKVRADDEEGRDRVHKPGVLFAAGLITGEALMGIAIAIPIVVSSRADVLAVPFHLPGAQWIGLAVLFLVGWLIYRTGKYAKA comes from the coding sequence ATGAACCACGACGCTGCGCCCAAGCAGCTCACCTTCCGCGCAGTGGCCCTGGCCATCGTGCTGGCGGTGGTGCTGTCGGCCGCAAACGCCTACCTCGGTCTGTTCGCAGGCCTGACCATCGCCACCGCCATTCCCGCCGCGGTGATATCCATGGGCGTGCTGCGCCTGCTGGGTGGTGGCTCCATCCTTGAGAACAACATCGTGCAGACCGGCGCCTCGGCCGGTTCGTCCATCGCCGCCGGTGTGATCTTCACCATTCCGGCGCTGGTGATCATGGGCTACTGGCCGGACTTCAAGTACTGGTGGGTGCTGGGCATCGCCGGCCTGGGTGGCCTGCTGGGCGTGCTGTTCTCGGTGCCGCTGCGCCGTTCGATGATCGTCGAAGACCCGCTTCCGTTCCCGGAAGGCAAGGCTGCGGCCGAAGTGCTCAAGGCCGGTGAGAACCCGGGCCCGGGCCTGAAGATCCTCGGCCTGTCGGCGGTGATCGGTGCCTTCGTCAAGCTGGCCGCGGAAAGCGGGATGCGACTGATCCCGGACGCCTGGGCCACCTCGGCCTACGTCGGCAGCTCCAAGGTCACCGCCTTCATCGGTACCAACCTGTCGCCGGCACTGCTGGGCGTGGGTTACATCGTCGGCCTCAATGTCGGCATCGTGGTGGTGTCCGGCTCGATCCTGACCTGGCACATCGCCATTCCGATCTACCAGGCGTTCTTCATGAACACCGATCCGGCACTGGCCGCGTCGGTTGCCACCGCTTCGTCCACCGAAGCCGCGTTCGCCATCTGGGGCGCGAAGATGCGTTACCTGGGTGTCGGCGCAATGCTGATCGGCGGCATCTGGACCCTGATCTCGCTGCGCAAGTCGCTGCTGAACGGCGTCAAGAGTGGCTTCGCGGCAGCCCGCAAGAGCGGTGGTCCGGTGCTGGCGCACACCGAACGCGACCTGCCGATGAAGTGGATGCTGGTCGCCCTGGTGGCCTTCGTGCTGCCGCTGCTGGCCCTGTACCAGGCCATCGTCGGCCAGTGGCACGTGTCGATCCCGATGACCCTCATCATGATCGTCGCCGGCTTCCTGTTCGTGTCGGTCTCGGCCTACCTGGCCGGCCTGATCGGCTCGTCCAACAACCCGGTCTCGGGCATCACCATCTCCACCATCCTGTTCGCCTCGGCCGTGCTGGTCGTGCTGCTCGGTGCCGACGGCCTCAAGCCGGTCGGTGCCGGCGGTGCGCCGCTGGGTGCCGTGGCCGCCATCATGATCGGCGCGGTGGTGTGCTGCGCCGCTGCGGTTGGTGGTGACAACCTGCAGGACCTCAAGGCCGGCTACATCGTCGGCGCCACCCCGTGGAAGCAGCAGCTGATGCTGGGCATCGGTGCCTTCTCGTGTGCGCTGATCATGGCCCCGGTGCTGAACCTGCTGGCCACCGCCTACGGCATCGGCGTGAAGTCCGAGCTGCACCCGAATGCGCTGGCTGCGCCGCAGGCCAACCTGATGGCCTCGGTGGCCAAGGGCCTGTTCGGTGGCGAACTGCCGTGGACCTTCATCGGCATCGGTGCCGTGGTCGGCGCCGCGATCATCGCTTTCGACAGCTGGCTGAAGTCGCGCAACGCTCGTTTCCGCGTGCCGGTGCTGGCCGCCGCCATCGGCATCTACCTGCCGCTGGAACTGATGGTACCGATCTTCCTCGGTGGCCTGATCGCCCACCTGGTGGAGCGCTTCCACAAGGTGCGCGCCGATGACGAAGAAGGTCGCGACCGCGTGCACAAGCCGGGCGTGCTGTTTGCCGCGGGCCTGATCACCGGCGAGGCACTGATGGGCATCGCCATCGCGATTCCGATCGTGGTCAGCAGCCGTGCGGACGTGCTGGCCGTGCCGTTCCACCTGCCGGGCGCGCAGTGGATCGGCCTGGCCGTGCTGTTCCTGGTCGGCTGGCTGATCTACCGCACCGGCAAGTACGCCAAGGCGTAA
- a CDS encoding DUF819 family protein, producing MIQNDIVVFGLIAATLGAVFWTASREQGLWKRFYTFVPALLLCYLIPGIYNTVGLIDGQNTKLYNPIARDILLPAALILLTLAVDIKGILRLGPKLVLMYLGASASIMLGAVVAFLAMRALHPETVAGDTWAGMAALAGSWIGGGANMLAMREVFDVNATTFGQFAVVDVGVGYVWMAALIFLAGRAAKIDARSGADTSAIDELKERIARFQAEHERIPSLTDLMLIVAVAFGGVGLSHAIGAPLAAWFKANVSWASQFSLDAPFVWVVVLSTTLGLSLSFTRARTLEGAGASRLGSLLLYFLIACIGMQMDLLALLDRPWLFLLGLIWIAVHIVLLWCLGKLLKVPFFYFAIGSQSNIGGPASAPVVAAAFHPALAPVGVLLGTMGYATGTYLAYIVGITLRALAGQG from the coding sequence ATGATCCAGAACGACATCGTCGTCTTCGGCTTGATCGCCGCCACCCTTGGCGCCGTGTTCTGGACCGCCTCGCGCGAGCAGGGCCTGTGGAAGCGCTTCTACACCTTCGTGCCAGCGCTGCTGCTGTGCTACCTGATTCCCGGCATCTACAACACCGTCGGCCTGATCGATGGGCAGAACACCAAGCTCTACAACCCGATCGCACGCGACATCCTGCTGCCGGCAGCGCTGATCCTGTTGACCCTGGCGGTGGACATCAAGGGCATCCTGCGGCTCGGCCCGAAGCTGGTGCTGATGTACCTGGGCGCCTCGGCCAGCATCATGCTCGGTGCGGTGGTGGCGTTCCTGGCGATGCGCGCGCTGCATCCGGAAACCGTGGCCGGTGACACCTGGGCCGGCATGGCCGCATTGGCAGGCAGCTGGATCGGTGGCGGTGCCAACATGCTGGCAATGCGCGAAGTATTCGACGTCAATGCGACCACGTTCGGCCAGTTCGCGGTGGTCGATGTGGGTGTCGGCTACGTGTGGATGGCCGCACTGATCTTCCTGGCGGGGCGGGCAGCGAAGATCGACGCGCGCAGTGGCGCCGATACCTCGGCCATCGATGAACTGAAGGAGCGCATCGCGCGCTTCCAGGCTGAACACGAGCGCATTCCCAGCCTCACCGACCTGATGCTGATCGTGGCGGTGGCCTTCGGTGGCGTGGGCCTCTCGCATGCCATCGGCGCGCCGCTGGCAGCATGGTTCAAGGCCAACGTCAGCTGGGCCTCGCAGTTCAGCCTGGACGCGCCGTTCGTGTGGGTGGTGGTGCTGTCGACCACGCTGGGCCTGAGCCTGAGCTTCACCCGTGCGCGCACGCTGGAAGGCGCGGGCGCATCGCGCCTGGGCTCGCTGCTGCTGTACTTCCTGATCGCCTGCATCGGCATGCAGATGGATCTGCTGGCGCTGCTGGACCGCCCGTGGCTGTTCCTGCTCGGCCTGATCTGGATTGCCGTGCACATCGTGCTGCTGTGGTGCCTGGGCAAGCTGCTGAAGGTGCCGTTCTTCTATTTCGCCATCGGTTCGCAGTCGAACATCGGTGGACCGGCCTCGGCGCCGGTGGTGGCCGCGGCGTTCCATCCGGCACTGGCGCCGGTGGGCGTGCTGCTGGGCACGATGGGCTATGCCACCGGCACCTACCTGGCTTACATCGTCGGCATCACCCTGCGCGCGCTGGCAGGGCAGGGCTGA